One region of Vibrio pelagius genomic DNA includes:
- a CDS encoding bifunctional aspartate kinase/homoserine dehydrogenase II, producing MANFRQLHKFGGSSLANPECYQRVVSILKEYSSETDLVVVSAAGKTTNRLIEFLEALDKDGRLAHECLQSLRQFQLELVSDLLEGEVAEQLTTTLQREFTALGELTAPLNEAQKAAVLGHGEVWSSRLLAALLCQSDLQAVAQDARDFLRAEAGAQPEVDRARSYALIKESLAQHAHCRVVITGFMAQNSAGETVLLGRNGSDYSATVIGALAEVDRVTIWSDVAGVYSADPRLVSDACLLPLLRLDEASELARLAAPVLHSRTLQPVAQSAMDLSLRCSYQPESGSTQIERVLASGRGAKIITSLDDVLLIQLTFGHGHDFERLESEVLEGLKRAQLEPLAYELQADKHCLRLAYTEEIAGGALEYLQDHAIEAEIKLREGYSLVAAVGAGVTKNPNHCYGFYQQLKSVPVEFISESQSRLSLVAVIRKSETETLVKGIHSQLFQAQKRVAIALCGKGNIGSSWLSLFAEQKSELEKRRGMNFELVAVVGSQTYWYDEQGIDARTVVDRFNDEAVEYKDGEWLTKLGSIQGYDEVVVLDVTASKVLADKYLDIAQQGIHLISANKVAGSASSEYYHKVQDAFAKISRHWLYNATVGAGLPINHTVRDLRESGDDIIALSGIFSGTLSWLFQQFDGSVPFSELVDLAWQQGLTEPDPRSDLDGSDVMRKLVILARESGLDIEPENVKVESLVPQELQDLSLDDFFDKASILSEELAERLEKAQSQHKVLRYVARLEKNGKATVGVEALSKEHALANLLPCDNIFAIESKWYKDNPLVIRGPGAGREVTAGAIQSDLNRMSSLF from the coding sequence ATGGCTAACTTTCGCCAATTGCATAAATTTGGTGGTAGCAGCTTGGCAAACCCTGAGTGCTATCAGCGTGTAGTCAGTATTCTCAAAGAGTACTCTAGCGAAACAGACTTGGTAGTGGTGTCTGCGGCAGGCAAAACCACGAACCGATTGATCGAATTTTTAGAGGCGCTGGATAAAGATGGACGTTTGGCTCATGAGTGTCTGCAATCTCTGCGTCAGTTCCAACTCGAGTTGGTTTCAGATCTGTTAGAGGGCGAAGTAGCAGAGCAGTTAACCACAACTCTACAAAGAGAGTTTACGGCTTTAGGTGAATTAACCGCGCCATTAAATGAGGCACAAAAAGCGGCTGTGCTAGGTCATGGTGAAGTGTGGTCGTCTCGCTTACTAGCGGCGCTTTTATGTCAGAGTGATCTCCAAGCTGTAGCGCAAGATGCACGAGATTTTCTGCGTGCCGAAGCGGGTGCTCAGCCAGAGGTGGATCGCGCTCGTTCATACGCATTGATTAAAGAGTCTCTTGCGCAACACGCTCATTGCCGTGTCGTGATTACCGGCTTTATGGCGCAAAACAGCGCGGGTGAAACGGTGCTTTTAGGTCGTAATGGTTCGGATTACTCAGCGACGGTGATTGGCGCACTAGCGGAAGTCGATCGCGTGACGATTTGGAGTGATGTGGCCGGTGTGTATAGTGCTGACCCGAGATTGGTCTCTGATGCTTGTTTGCTGCCTTTGCTGCGTCTTGATGAAGCAAGCGAGCTAGCACGTTTGGCAGCGCCAGTGCTACACAGCCGAACCCTGCAGCCTGTTGCTCAGAGCGCAATGGATCTTAGCCTACGTTGCAGCTATCAACCGGAATCGGGTTCAACTCAGATTGAGCGCGTCTTAGCATCGGGTCGCGGCGCTAAGATCATCACCTCTCTGGACGATGTACTACTGATTCAGCTTACCTTTGGTCACGGCCATGACTTTGAGCGCCTTGAGAGTGAGGTGCTTGAGGGACTTAAGCGTGCTCAGCTTGAGCCACTAGCTTACGAGCTGCAAGCGGATAAACATTGTCTGCGTCTTGCTTATACTGAAGAGATCGCGGGTGGAGCGCTTGAATATCTTCAAGACCACGCGATTGAAGCGGAAATCAAACTCAGAGAGGGTTACTCACTGGTTGCTGCGGTAGGTGCTGGTGTCACTAAGAATCCGAACCACTGCTACGGTTTCTACCAACAACTTAAGAGTGTACCGGTTGAGTTTATCTCAGAATCTCAATCTCGCTTGAGCTTGGTGGCTGTCATTCGTAAGTCGGAAACGGAAACCTTAGTAAAAGGCATTCACTCTCAGCTGTTCCAAGCTCAGAAGCGTGTTGCGATTGCTTTGTGTGGCAAAGGAAACATCGGCTCAAGCTGGCTATCACTGTTTGCTGAGCAAAAGAGTGAGCTAGAAAAGCGCCGTGGCATGAACTTTGAGTTGGTTGCGGTGGTAGGCAGTCAAACTTATTGGTATGACGAACAAGGTATCGATGCTCGCACAGTTGTGGATCGCTTTAATGACGAGGCGGTAGAGTATAAGGATGGTGAGTGGTTAACCAAGTTAGGTTCAATCCAAGGTTACGATGAAGTTGTGGTACTGGATGTGACGGCGAGCAAAGTGTTAGCTGACAAGTATTTGGATATCGCTCAACAAGGCATTCACCTAATCTCGGCTAACAAAGTCGCAGGTTCTGCATCGAGTGAGTATTACCATAAGGTACAAGATGCGTTCGCTAAGATCAGTCGCCATTGGTTGTACAACGCGACCGTGGGAGCTGGCTTACCAATTAACCATACAGTGCGTGACTTGCGTGAGAGTGGTGATGACATCATTGCCCTGTCAGGCATCTTCTCAGGCACTCTATCTTGGCTGTTCCAACAATTTGATGGCTCAGTACCATTCAGTGAGTTGGTGGACTTAGCGTGGCAACAAGGTTTAACAGAACCCGATCCTCGCTCAGATCTTGATGGTTCAGATGTGATGCGTAAGTTGGTTATTCTGGCGCGTGAATCAGGTTTGGATATTGAACCTGAGAACGTCAAAGTGGAATCTCTCGTCCCTCAAGAGCTACAGGACCTCTCTCTCGATGACTTCTTTGATAAAGCATCGATATTAAGTGAAGAGTTGGCTGAGCGTTTAGAGAAGGCTCAGTCTCAGCACAAAGTACTGCGTTATGTTGCACGCCTTGAGAAGAACGGCAAGGCAACGGTGGGGGTTGAAGCGCTATCGAAAGAGCACGCCCTTGCTAACTTGCTACCATGTGACAACATCTTTGCGATTGAGAGTAAATGGTACAAAGATAATCCATTGGTGATTCGTGGTCCTGGCGCTGGACGTGAGGTAACGGCCGGTGCGATTCAGTCCGATTTGAACAGAATGTCGAGCTTGTTCTAA
- a CDS encoding O-succinylhomoserine (thiol)-lyase — MSSRKPATIAVRTGIESDTQHHAVVPPIYLSTNYGFPAFGEVPKYDYTRSGNPNRGLLETALFELESGMGAVVTNCGTSALNLWVSAFLGSDDLIVAPHDCYGGTYRLFNTRSQKGDFKVLFVDQSDQAAFDAAIALKPKLILLETPSNPLVRVVDIAETCRKAKEVGALVAVDNTFLTPVFQKPLELGADFVIHSTTKYINGHSDVIGGVVITKTEEHAEELAWWGNCIGATGTPFDSYMTLRGIRTLGARMRVHEESSREILTALQKQPLVDTIYHPSLPEHPGHEIAKKQQSGFGSMLSFEFAGSFEALKLFVGELELFSLAESLGGVESLICHPASMTHRAMGEEALAEAGVSHQLLRLSVGLEDAEDLIADLEQAFAKAQQFIDNGENK, encoded by the coding sequence ATGAGCAGCCGGAAACCAGCAACCATCGCCGTACGTACTGGTATCGAGTCAGACACTCAACATCATGCCGTTGTTCCACCTATTTATCTGTCGACTAACTATGGTTTTCCCGCTTTTGGTGAAGTGCCTAAGTATGATTACACTCGCTCAGGTAACCCAAACCGTGGCTTATTGGAGACTGCTCTGTTTGAATTGGAGTCTGGTATGGGGGCCGTTGTGACCAACTGTGGTACTTCTGCATTGAACCTTTGGGTTTCCGCTTTCCTTGGTAGTGATGATCTGATTGTGGCGCCACACGACTGCTACGGTGGTACTTACCGCCTTTTCAATACTCGTTCACAAAAGGGTGACTTTAAGGTGCTGTTTGTCGATCAATCGGATCAAGCTGCATTCGATGCTGCGATCGCACTCAAGCCTAAATTGATCTTGTTGGAAACGCCATCAAACCCACTGGTGCGTGTCGTCGACATTGCAGAAACCTGCCGTAAGGCAAAAGAGGTAGGTGCGCTGGTGGCGGTGGATAATACCTTCTTGACTCCTGTGTTCCAAAAGCCTCTAGAGCTGGGTGCTGACTTCGTTATCCACTCAACGACTAAATACATCAATGGACACTCAGATGTGATCGGCGGCGTAGTGATTACTAAGACCGAAGAGCACGCTGAAGAGCTGGCTTGGTGGGGGAACTGCATTGGTGCTACGGGGACACCATTTGATAGCTACATGACGCTACGTGGTATTCGCACACTAGGTGCGCGTATGCGTGTGCATGAAGAGAGCTCTCGTGAGATTCTAACGGCGCTACAGAAACAACCTTTGGTTGATACCATTTATCACCCGAGCCTGCCTGAGCATCCAGGTCATGAGATTGCGAAGAAGCAGCAGTCCGGTTTTGGGTCTATGCTGAGCTTTGAATTTGCTGGTTCTTTCGAGGCACTTAAGCTCTTTGTTGGTGAACTAGAGCTGTTTTCATTGGCAGAGTCTTTGGGTGGTGTTGAGAGCTTGATCTGTCACCCCGCTTCAATGACACACCGCGCAATGGGCGAAGAAGCTTTAGCGGAAGCGGGTGTTTCTCATCAGCTTCTGAGACTCTCAGTCGGCCTTGAAGATGCAGAAGACTTGATTGCGGATCTTGAACAAGCCTTTGCTAAAGCGCAGCAGTTCATCGATAACGGGGAGAACAAGTAA
- the metJ gene encoding met regulon transcriptional regulator MetJ produces the protein MADWNGEYISPYAEHGKKSEQVKKITVSIPLKVLKVLTDERTRRQINNLRHATNSELLCEAFLHAYTGQPLPTDEDLRKDRPDDIPAEVKKLMTEMGIEFEAFDEE, from the coding sequence ATGGCCGACTGGAATGGTGAATACATAAGCCCATATGCTGAGCATGGAAAGAAAAGCGAACAAGTAAAGAAAATTACAGTTTCTATCCCTCTAAAGGTACTGAAAGTTCTAACTGACGAGCGTACCCGCCGCCAGATTAACAACCTGCGCCATGCAACAAACAGTGAGCTACTGTGTGAAGCCTTTCTGCATGCATATACTGGTCAGCCTCTACCAACAGATGAAGACCTACGTAAAGACCGCCCAGACGATATCCCAGCCGAAGTGAAAAAGCTGATGACAGAGATGGGTATTGAGTTCGAAGCGTTTGACGAAGAATAA
- a CDS encoding malic enzyme-like NAD(P)-binding protein gives MSDDTLQPQSEELSPQEQFRQQALDYHEFPIPGKIAVELTKSANSAEDLALAYSPGVAEPVREIAQNVDNVYKYTGKGNMVAVISNGTAILGLGNLGPIASKPVMEGKALLFKRFAGLDSIDIEVKHRTIDEFVDTVANIADTFGGINLEDIKAPDCFEIERRLIERCDVPVFHDDQHGTAIVTAAGMLNAIELQGKKLEECKIVCLGAGAAAVACMELLIKCGAQREKIYMLDRKGVIHTRRDDLNEYKQLFANNTDKRTLEDVIEGADLFLGVSGPNLLPAESLKLMADKPIVFACSNPDPEIKPELAHEVRSDLIMGTGRSDYPNQVNNVLCFPFIFRGALDVRASEINDAMKLAAVEAIRELAKEEVPADVLKAAGADALEFGKGYIIPKPMDPRLLPRVAKAVAQAAVDSGVARIEMPANYMA, from the coding sequence ATGTCTGATGACACTCTCCAACCTCAATCTGAAGAACTATCACCTCAAGAACAATTCCGTCAGCAAGCTCTTGATTATCATGAGTTCCCAATTCCTGGCAAAATTGCCGTTGAACTGACAAAATCTGCAAATTCTGCAGAAGATCTGGCCCTTGCTTACAGCCCAGGTGTGGCTGAGCCAGTTCGTGAAATCGCACAGAACGTGGATAACGTTTACAAGTACACAGGTAAAGGCAACATGGTTGCAGTTATCTCTAACGGTACGGCGATTCTTGGCCTAGGTAACCTAGGTCCTATTGCTTCTAAACCAGTAATGGAAGGTAAAGCGCTACTGTTTAAGCGTTTTGCAGGTTTAGATTCTATCGATATTGAAGTAAAACACCGCACAATCGATGAGTTCGTAGATACAGTAGCGAACATTGCCGATACATTCGGTGGCATCAACCTAGAAGACATCAAAGCACCAGACTGTTTTGAAATTGAACGCCGTCTAATCGAGCGTTGTGATGTTCCTGTATTCCACGATGACCAGCACGGTACTGCGATCGTAACAGCTGCGGGTATGTTGAATGCGATTGAGCTTCAAGGTAAGAAGCTGGAAGAGTGTAAGATTGTTTGTTTGGGTGCAGGTGCAGCGGCAGTTGCATGTATGGAACTGCTGATCAAGTGTGGCGCGCAGCGTGAGAAGATCTACATGCTAGACCGCAAAGGTGTGATTCACACTCGTCGTGACGATCTGAACGAATACAAGCAACTGTTCGCGAACAACACTGACAAGCGTACTCTAGAAGATGTGATTGAAGGTGCAGACCTATTCCTAGGTGTATCAGGTCCTAACCTGCTACCAGCAGAATCATTGAAGCTAATGGCTGACAAGCCGATCGTATTCGCCTGTTCTAACCCAGATCCAGAAATCAAGCCTGAGCTTGCTCACGAAGTTCGTAGCGACCTTATCATGGGTACTGGCCGTAGTGATTACCCGAACCAAGTCAACAACGTTCTGTGTTTCCCATTCATCTTCCGTGGTGCTCTTGATGTTCGTGCAAGCGAAATCAACGATGCAATGAAGCTAGCGGCAGTGGAAGCGATTCGTGAACTTGCAAAAGAAGAAGTACCTGCAGACGTACTAAAAGCAGCAGGTGCTGATGCACTTGAGTTTGGTAAAGGCTACATCATTCCTAAGCCAATGGATCCACGTCTATTGCCTCGCGTGGCAAAAGCTGTGGCTCAGGCGGCGGTTGATTCAGGTGTGGCTCGTATCGAGATGCCAGCAAACTATATGGCATAG
- the rpmE gene encoding 50S ribosomal protein L31: protein MKAGIHPEYKAVAATCSCGNTFEFNSTLGKESIHLDVCDKCHPFYTGKQRIVDTGGRVDRFNKRFGALSSKK from the coding sequence ATGAAAGCTGGAATCCACCCAGAATACAAAGCTGTAGCAGCTACTTGCTCTTGCGGCAACACATTTGAATTCAACTCTACTCTAGGTAAAGAGTCTATCCACCTAGACGTATGTGACAAATGTCACCCATTCTACACTGGTAAGCAACGTATCGTTGATACAGGCGGCCGTGTAGATCGCTTCAACAAGCGTTTCGGTGCTCTATCTAGCAAGAAGTAA